The Tubulanus polymorphus chromosome 1, tnTubPoly1.2, whole genome shotgun sequence genome contains a region encoding:
- the LOC141915296 gene encoding uncharacterized protein LOC141915296 → MPRYCCVPLCKSRVGGFKFPTNTDLKMKWLVAIKLQSSEKSAKLWQPSDTAIVCHRHFLPTDYKQTLTGSRRKLKENAIPRIFAFTPPVSSDSERESRASRRRLKLEEEPVHHDIATEVEIGLQHTSNYRMDIIEEPTNKNTNLDKNIQCSLLSDQFFCIERFMVDPRSIKYYTSFKDYEHLMMFFSVLGPAAYDLNYKCQKLTPVNQFFLTLIKLRRAKEDIELSILFGISESVVSRIVLTWVNFMYFQLSEINTWPEREEIDCFMPSGFKHHFPSTRVILDATEIPIEKPSNVKSQTATFSTCKHKNTLKTMVGISPRGVVSYVSESYAGSTSDRQIIERSQLCSNTSKYFSSNDSIMADRGIMVQDLFATKNIKVNTPTLLKGKSQLEPEQVVHDRRVASKRIQVERVIGLSKTFLILKKDLPLSKVNMGSRIVYVCFSISNFRPAIVNEFA, encoded by the exons ATGCCTCGCTATTGTTGTGTACCCCTTTGTAAGTCAAGAGTAGGCGGATTTAAGTTCCCTACGAACacagatttgaaaatgaaatggctTGTTGCGATAAAACTACAGAGTAGCGAGAAATCTGCAAAATTATGGCAGCCATCGGATACAGCTATCGTATGCCATCGACATTTTTTACCAACGGACTATAAACAGACACTTACCG GTTCtagaagaaaattaaaagagaATGCCATTCCGCGTATATTTGCCTTCACACCACCAGTTTCCTCAGATTCAGAGAGAGAAAGTAGAGCCAGTCGGCGAAGATTAAAACTGGAGGAAGAACCTGTACACCATGACATAGCCACTGAAGTTGAAATAGGCCTACAACATACCAGCAATTACAGAATGGACATAATAGAGGAACCAACCAATAAAAACACTAACTTGGATAAGAATATTCAGTGTTCCCTCCTTTCAGATCAATTTTTCTGTATCGAGAGATTTATGGTGGATCCTAGGTCGATCAAATATTACACCAGTTTTAAAGACTATGAAcatttgatgatgtttttCAGTGTACTAGGACCTGCTGCGTACGATTTGAATTACAAATGTCAGAAACTAACACCGGTCAATCAATTTTTCTtgacattaatcaaattaagGCGTGCCAAGGAAGATATAGAACTGAGTATTCTGTTCGGCATATCAGAGAGTGTAGTTTCTAGGATTGTGTTAACCTGGGTAAACTTCATGTATTTCCAATTaagtgaaatcaatacatgGCCAGAGAGAGAAGAGATAGACTGTTTCATGCCCAGTGGCTTTAAGCATCATTTTCCGTCAACCAGAGTTATTTTAGATGCTACAGAGATTCCAATTGAAAAGCCGTCGAATGTAAAATCTCAAACTGCAACTTTCAGCACATGCAAACATAAGAACACGCTTAAAACTATGGTTGGAATATCACCGAGAGGGGTCGTTAGTTATGTAAGTGAAAGTTATGCGGGTTCAACAAGTGACCGACAAATCATTGAACGATCCCAGCTGTGTTCAAACACCTCAAAATACTTCAGCTCGAATGACAGCATCATGGCCGATAGAGGTATAATGGTACAAGATCTTTTTGCTACCAAGAACATTAAGGTGAACACCCCAACTTTATTGAAGGGCAAGAGTCAACTTGAACCTGAACAAGTAGTTCATGATCGTAGAGTAGCCAGTAAACGCATCCAAGTAGAAAGAGTAATCGGATTGTCAAAAacttttcttattttgaaaaaagaccTGCCGCTTAGTAAAGTCAATATGGGTTCTAGGATAGTTTATGTTTGTTTCAGTATAAGCAATTTCAGACCAGCTATTGTGAACGAATTTGCTTAA
- the LOC141915295 gene encoding uncharacterized protein LOC141915295 isoform X2 codes for MLGVIISILEAYGRNNDFRGPAITLPQETVPEWPTCGFKQLTNDHKIVLPKFNIDTVTAYFTYRMAMDNHCTKDIKAIEKGQQLIESQRVQACSILIKSGIVYLTGLVGAAMKKKISYSYQISLSQTTGEFRNSHCECPAGKGPNGTCKHVAAVLLMFANFVSSDGPNAPEILKSCTENLQTFHKPKSVYTGSPVKAGDLPLSKSKKREVSMEDPRPVKYRKSAGYEDYVRGIVLNYCSVSSLDLPIKYKYKKADIKTAAIDHDYLKKTLLEYWVENSIKLNETQAILLERSTRKQAESSQWFQERQLRLTASRFGEIVSLTKRRNIDKLCKSLHDNIPLRNAAVCHGKTFESKAIAAFEGKFSVKVQPCGLHVRPDIDYLGASPDGLVSEDAIVEVKCPYRGRNELIAPGPYFKFLSAKDKKLKRSHNYYDQIQGQLHICKRKMCYFVVYTHKDLYVERVYHDQKHCELSLLPKLEIFYRKYYSKYLTMHAF; via the exons atgcttggagtaatcatttcgAT ATTAGAAGCATACGGCCGTAACAACGATTTTAGGGGACCGGCCATAACATTACCACAAGAAACAGTTCCGGAATGGCCCACATGCGGTTTCAAACAGCTTACAAATGATCATAAGATTGTATTGCCAAAATTCAATATTGACACAGTAACTGCATATTTCACGTATAGAATGGCAATGGACAACCACTGTACCAAAGACATTAAAGCTATTGAGAAGGGTCAGCAGCTCATAGAATCGCAACGTGTTCAAGCCTGCAGTATTCTCATCAAAAGCGGAATTGTTTATCTGACTGGATTAGTTGGTGCTGCTATGAAAAAAAAG ATCTCATACTCGTACCAGATATCATTGTCTCAAACAACTGGTGAATTCAGAAACAGCCATTGTGAGTGCCCTGCCGGTAAGGGTCCTAATGGGACCTGTAAGCATGTCGCGGCTGTACTTTTGATGTTTGCTAATTTTGTGTCATCAGATGGGCCTAACGCTCCCGAAATACTTAAATCGTGTACGGAAAATCTACAAACATTCCATAAGCCCAAGTCTGTTTATACTG GTTCCCCTGTCAAGGCTGGTGACTTACCtctatcaaaatcaaagaaacgCGAGGTATCAATGGAGGATCCAAGGCCTGTGAAATACCGGAAATCAGCTGGATACGAGGATTATGTCCGGGGAATTGTCCTTAATTACTGCTCTGTATCGTCTTTAGACCTACCCATCAAGTATAAGTACAAGAAAGCCGATATCAAAACAGCAGCAATTGACCATGATTATCTGAAAAAAACTTTGCTTGAATATTGGGTGGAAAACTCTATTAAG TTAAATGAAACACAGGcaatattactagaaaggaGTACTAGGAAGCAGGCAGAATCTAGTCAATGGTTTCAGGAAAGGCAGCTACGATTAACTGCATCTCGTTTCGGTGAAATTGTTTCGCTCACGAAAAGGCGCAATATCGACAAATTGTGTAAATCTCTTCACGATAATATTCCGTTGAGAAATGCTGCTGTTTGCCATGGAAAGACATTCGAAAGTAAGGCGATAGCGGCTTTTGAAGGTAAATTCTCCGTTAAAGTACAGCCTTGCGGACTTCATGTGAGGCCAGATATAGATTATCTAGGCGCGAGCCCAGATGGCCTTGTGTCTGAGGATGCCATTGTTGAAGTGAAATGTCCGTATCGCGgtagaaatgaacttattGCTCCGGGGCCATACTTCAAGTTTCTTAGTGCAAAAGATAAGAAGCTGAAACGTTCGCATAATTACTATGATCAGATTCAAGGACAGTTGCATATTTGCAAACGGAAAATGTGCTATTTCGTTGTTTATACTCATAAGGACCTTTATGTAGAGAGGGTTTATCATGATCAAAAACACTGTGAACTATCTCTGCTTCCAAAATTAGAAATCTTTTATAGGAAGTACTATTCAAAGTATTTAACAATGCATGCGTTCTAA
- the LOC141915295 gene encoding uncharacterized protein LOC141915295 isoform X1 — protein MSENYGSWTVPKLKQELSRRGAVTYGRKINLIERLEAYGRNNDFRGPAITLPQETVPEWPTCGFKQLTNDHKIVLPKFNIDTVTAYFTYRMAMDNHCTKDIKAIEKGQQLIESQRVQACSILIKSGIVYLTGLVGAAMKKKISYSYQISLSQTTGEFRNSHCECPAGKGPNGTCKHVAAVLLMFANFVSSDGPNAPEILKSCTENLQTFHKPKSVYTGSPVKAGDLPLSKSKKREVSMEDPRPVKYRKSAGYEDYVRGIVLNYCSVSSLDLPIKYKYKKADIKTAAIDHDYLKKTLLEYWVENSIKLNETQAILLERSTRKQAESSQWFQERQLRLTASRFGEIVSLTKRRNIDKLCKSLHDNIPLRNAAVCHGKTFESKAIAAFEGKFSVKVQPCGLHVRPDIDYLGASPDGLVSEDAIVEVKCPYRGRNELIAPGPYFKFLSAKDKKLKRSHNYYDQIQGQLHICKRKMCYFVVYTHKDLYVERVYHDQKHCELSLLPKLEIFYRKYYSKYLTMHAF, from the exons ATGTCAGAGAATTACGGGTCATGGACTGTACCGAAGCTGAAACAAGAGTTAAGCCGACGAGGTGCGGTAACCTATGGGAGGAAAATCAACCTAATTGAAAG ATTAGAAGCATACGGCCGTAACAACGATTTTAGGGGACCGGCCATAACATTACCACAAGAAACAGTTCCGGAATGGCCCACATGCGGTTTCAAACAGCTTACAAATGATCATAAGATTGTATTGCCAAAATTCAATATTGACACAGTAACTGCATATTTCACGTATAGAATGGCAATGGACAACCACTGTACCAAAGACATTAAAGCTATTGAGAAGGGTCAGCAGCTCATAGAATCGCAACGTGTTCAAGCCTGCAGTATTCTCATCAAAAGCGGAATTGTTTATCTGACTGGATTAGTTGGTGCTGCTATGAAAAAAAAG ATCTCATACTCGTACCAGATATCATTGTCTCAAACAACTGGTGAATTCAGAAACAGCCATTGTGAGTGCCCTGCCGGTAAGGGTCCTAATGGGACCTGTAAGCATGTCGCGGCTGTACTTTTGATGTTTGCTAATTTTGTGTCATCAGATGGGCCTAACGCTCCCGAAATACTTAAATCGTGTACGGAAAATCTACAAACATTCCATAAGCCCAAGTCTGTTTATACTG GTTCCCCTGTCAAGGCTGGTGACTTACCtctatcaaaatcaaagaaacgCGAGGTATCAATGGAGGATCCAAGGCCTGTGAAATACCGGAAATCAGCTGGATACGAGGATTATGTCCGGGGAATTGTCCTTAATTACTGCTCTGTATCGTCTTTAGACCTACCCATCAAGTATAAGTACAAGAAAGCCGATATCAAAACAGCAGCAATTGACCATGATTATCTGAAAAAAACTTTGCTTGAATATTGGGTGGAAAACTCTATTAAG TTAAATGAAACACAGGcaatattactagaaaggaGTACTAGGAAGCAGGCAGAATCTAGTCAATGGTTTCAGGAAAGGCAGCTACGATTAACTGCATCTCGTTTCGGTGAAATTGTTTCGCTCACGAAAAGGCGCAATATCGACAAATTGTGTAAATCTCTTCACGATAATATTCCGTTGAGAAATGCTGCTGTTTGCCATGGAAAGACATTCGAAAGTAAGGCGATAGCGGCTTTTGAAGGTAAATTCTCCGTTAAAGTACAGCCTTGCGGACTTCATGTGAGGCCAGATATAGATTATCTAGGCGCGAGCCCAGATGGCCTTGTGTCTGAGGATGCCATTGTTGAAGTGAAATGTCCGTATCGCGgtagaaatgaacttattGCTCCGGGGCCATACTTCAAGTTTCTTAGTGCAAAAGATAAGAAGCTGAAACGTTCGCATAATTACTATGATCAGATTCAAGGACAGTTGCATATTTGCAAACGGAAAATGTGCTATTTCGTTGTTTATACTCATAAGGACCTTTATGTAGAGAGGGTTTATCATGATCAAAAACACTGTGAACTATCTCTGCTTCCAAAATTAGAAATCTTTTATAGGAAGTACTATTCAAAGTATTTAACAATGCATGCGTTCTAA
- the LOC141915295 gene encoding uncharacterized protein LOC141915295 isoform X3: MAMDNHCTKDIKAIEKGQQLIESQRVQACSILIKSGIVYLTGLVGAAMKKKISYSYQISLSQTTGEFRNSHCECPAGKGPNGTCKHVAAVLLMFANFVSSDGPNAPEILKSCTENLQTFHKPKSVYTGSPVKAGDLPLSKSKKREVSMEDPRPVKYRKSAGYEDYVRGIVLNYCSVSSLDLPIKYKYKKADIKTAAIDHDYLKKTLLEYWVENSIKLNETQAILLERSTRKQAESSQWFQERQLRLTASRFGEIVSLTKRRNIDKLCKSLHDNIPLRNAAVCHGKTFESKAIAAFEGKFSVKVQPCGLHVRPDIDYLGASPDGLVSEDAIVEVKCPYRGRNELIAPGPYFKFLSAKDKKLKRSHNYYDQIQGQLHICKRKMCYFVVYTHKDLYVERVYHDQKHCELSLLPKLEIFYRKYYSKYLTMHAF, encoded by the exons ATGGCAATGGACAACCACTGTACCAAAGACATTAAAGCTATTGAGAAGGGTCAGCAGCTCATAGAATCGCAACGTGTTCAAGCCTGCAGTATTCTCATCAAAAGCGGAATTGTTTATCTGACTGGATTAGTTGGTGCTGCTATGAAAAAAAAG ATCTCATACTCGTACCAGATATCATTGTCTCAAACAACTGGTGAATTCAGAAACAGCCATTGTGAGTGCCCTGCCGGTAAGGGTCCTAATGGGACCTGTAAGCATGTCGCGGCTGTACTTTTGATGTTTGCTAATTTTGTGTCATCAGATGGGCCTAACGCTCCCGAAATACTTAAATCGTGTACGGAAAATCTACAAACATTCCATAAGCCCAAGTCTGTTTATACTG GTTCCCCTGTCAAGGCTGGTGACTTACCtctatcaaaatcaaagaaacgCGAGGTATCAATGGAGGATCCAAGGCCTGTGAAATACCGGAAATCAGCTGGATACGAGGATTATGTCCGGGGAATTGTCCTTAATTACTGCTCTGTATCGTCTTTAGACCTACCCATCAAGTATAAGTACAAGAAAGCCGATATCAAAACAGCAGCAATTGACCATGATTATCTGAAAAAAACTTTGCTTGAATATTGGGTGGAAAACTCTATTAAG TTAAATGAAACACAGGcaatattactagaaaggaGTACTAGGAAGCAGGCAGAATCTAGTCAATGGTTTCAGGAAAGGCAGCTACGATTAACTGCATCTCGTTTCGGTGAAATTGTTTCGCTCACGAAAAGGCGCAATATCGACAAATTGTGTAAATCTCTTCACGATAATATTCCGTTGAGAAATGCTGCTGTTTGCCATGGAAAGACATTCGAAAGTAAGGCGATAGCGGCTTTTGAAGGTAAATTCTCCGTTAAAGTACAGCCTTGCGGACTTCATGTGAGGCCAGATATAGATTATCTAGGCGCGAGCCCAGATGGCCTTGTGTCTGAGGATGCCATTGTTGAAGTGAAATGTCCGTATCGCGgtagaaatgaacttattGCTCCGGGGCCATACTTCAAGTTTCTTAGTGCAAAAGATAAGAAGCTGAAACGTTCGCATAATTACTATGATCAGATTCAAGGACAGTTGCATATTTGCAAACGGAAAATGTGCTATTTCGTTGTTTATACTCATAAGGACCTTTATGTAGAGAGGGTTTATCATGATCAAAAACACTGTGAACTATCTCTGCTTCCAAAATTAGAAATCTTTTATAGGAAGTACTATTCAAAGTATTTAACAATGCATGCGTTCTAA